The Cyclobacteriaceae bacterium genome includes a region encoding these proteins:
- a CDS encoding FkbM family methyltransferase, with the protein MVSVKKAINVLTEFRISKMLLGYYWKGYFDEMGWIQSFKGMKPVDRDNNPIPWVTYSFIYFIRERLKQDQVLLEYGSGNSTLFYSKYVKKVFAVEHEQGWHKEISSIVKSNARVDLVALNENGAYSKYAQSVGEPLDIIIVDGRDRVNCLKNGVDSLTQRGIMILDDSERKEYKDGIEFMMSKGFKKIDFWGIAPGIFFNKATTVFYRTENCLGL; encoded by the coding sequence ATGGTCAGTGTAAAGAAAGCCATTAATGTCCTGACAGAATTCAGGATTTCTAAAATGCTTCTGGGATATTACTGGAAAGGATATTTTGATGAGATGGGTTGGATTCAGTCATTCAAAGGGATGAAACCTGTTGATCGTGACAACAACCCTATTCCATGGGTAACGTATTCTTTCATTTACTTTATACGCGAAAGATTGAAACAGGATCAGGTGCTACTTGAATATGGAAGTGGTAACTCCACTCTCTTTTATAGTAAGTATGTTAAGAAAGTATTTGCAGTAGAACACGAGCAAGGCTGGCACAAGGAAATTTCTTCAATTGTAAAATCAAATGCTCGGGTGGATTTAGTGGCGCTTAATGAAAACGGCGCTTATTCAAAGTATGCACAATCGGTAGGGGAACCTTTGGATATTATTATCGTGGACGGAAGAGATCGTGTGAACTGTCTTAAGAATGGTGTCGATTCACTTACTCAACGAGGAATAATGATTCTTGATGATTCAGAACGAAAGGAATACAAAGACGGAATAGAATTCATGATGTCCAAAGGCTTTAAGAAAATTGATTTCTGGGGCATTGCACCGGGAATTTTCTTCAATAAAGCCACCACTGTATTCTATCGTACTGAGAATTGTCTGGGTCTTTAA
- a CDS encoding O-antigen ligase family protein: protein MSPFKEKILRWVPWTICLAYAGLFFDVLVSNITLAILLICCLLVLNLKTIRESLKSNRAIQLIILFYLLHIVGVLYSQNFDNALFVLEKKAVLLIVPLFVFPAIQLLSTKEKSNLIFNIGALTLISALVLLVRGLLKEFILSDNLAFDKDHYTSIHYVFYSIYFSAGSLLFLQSVSERIKAPVKKIVVISALALYSLGMLVIISSKTGIGAYALGLTYFLYKNLPSRRMFYISSAGVLLCVVLFIMAYPRTLDRFLDMRHNLSILKEDKLTEYETFTGLNLRLFFWKTAITEVWNDKLVFGAGTGDGQDYLNQAYTSHHLDQYGYLNFDPHNQWFATFIQLGFPGLILLLMIFIYAIKISNRNLNPYFIYFAWITLCFSLSESILESNKGIVFFALMMTVLLAFNKEDSTSFDNS, encoded by the coding sequence ATGTCTCCTTTCAAAGAAAAAATTCTCAGATGGGTTCCCTGGACGATATGCCTGGCATACGCCGGACTTTTCTTTGATGTGCTGGTCAGCAATATCACACTGGCTATTCTCCTGATCTGCTGTTTGTTAGTATTAAATCTAAAGACCATTAGAGAATCCCTTAAGTCAAATCGTGCGATTCAGCTAATTATTCTCTTCTATCTTCTGCACATTGTTGGCGTACTGTATTCACAAAATTTTGACAACGCCCTGTTTGTGTTGGAAAAGAAAGCGGTGCTACTCATCGTACCACTGTTCGTCTTTCCCGCTATACAATTGCTTTCAACAAAAGAAAAATCGAACCTGATCTTCAATATTGGCGCCCTTACACTCATCAGCGCTTTGGTCCTTTTAGTAAGAGGGCTTTTAAAAGAATTCATTCTATCAGATAATCTGGCGTTTGACAAAGATCACTATACTTCCATCCATTATGTTTTTTACTCCATTTACTTTTCCGCTGGCTCACTTTTGTTTCTGCAATCAGTAAGTGAACGAATAAAAGCTCCTGTCAAAAAAATTGTCGTCATCTCTGCGTTAGCGCTATATTCTCTTGGCATGCTTGTCATTATTTCTTCAAAAACCGGAATAGGGGCATATGCATTGGGATTGACCTATTTTCTATATAAAAATCTTCCTTCAAGGAGAATGTTTTACATCTCGAGTGCGGGAGTACTTCTGTGTGTAGTTCTTTTTATCATGGCCTATCCAAGAACACTGGATCGTTTTCTGGATATGCGACACAATCTCTCCATACTGAAAGAAGATAAGCTTACGGAATATGAAACTTTCACAGGATTAAATCTGCGTTTATTCTTCTGGAAGACTGCGATTACTGAAGTCTGGAACGACAAACTTGTTTTCGGCGCTGGCACTGGCGACGGCCAGGATTATCTCAATCAGGCATATACGTCGCATCATCTGGATCAATATGGATACTTAAATTTTGATCCGCATAATCAATGGTTCGCAACATTTATTCAACTGGGTTTCCCAGGTTTAATATTGCTTTTGATGATCTTCATTTACGCCATAAAAATCAGTAACCGGAATCTCAATCCCTACTTCATTTATTTTGCATGGATCACCCTTTGCTTCAGTCTTTCAGAATCTATTCTTGAATCAAATAAAGGAATTGTATTCTTTGCTCTGATGATGACTGTACTCCTCGCATTTAATAAAGAGGATTCGACAAGCTTTGATAACAGCTAA
- a CDS encoding glycosyl transferase: MLNFCTLFDSYYLSRGLSMYRSLEKHCPDFHLYIFPFDDKSYDMLKKLNLRHVTLVSLKEFENEDLLRVKPTRTKGEYCWTSTASTIYYCITKFNLPDCTYVDADLFFFSDPSVLNKEMGEKSILITEHRYTPEYDQSSGNGIYCVQYINFKNDTNGMRALTWWKDRCIEWCFNRAEDGKFGDQKYLDDWTTRFEGVHVLQNLGGGVAPWNVQQYNIERKGKGYQITDKNGVTDELVFYHFHWVKFLHHWKVDLGCYNLDFPLVEDIYKEWLEDIVNVEKELESKFQFRIIPAKNNFIRESKEILSNIKRRVKGMYFIVDLKKFGISG, encoded by the coding sequence ATGTTGAATTTCTGCACTCTTTTTGATAGTTATTATTTGAGCAGAGGACTTTCCATGTACAGATCCCTCGAAAAACATTGCCCCGATTTTCATCTCTATATTTTTCCTTTCGATGACAAGTCTTATGACATGCTGAAGAAACTAAACCTCAGGCACGTTACGCTGGTGAGTTTAAAGGAATTCGAAAATGAAGATCTGTTAAGAGTCAAACCAACCAGAACTAAAGGAGAATATTGCTGGACATCCACGGCATCAACAATTTATTACTGCATCACAAAATTTAATTTGCCTGATTGCACCTATGTTGACGCGGACCTTTTTTTCTTTTCAGATCCTTCAGTCCTGAATAAGGAAATGGGGGAAAAGTCAATATTAATTACTGAGCATCGTTACACTCCTGAATATGATCAGTCTTCCGGGAATGGCATTTACTGTGTGCAGTACATCAATTTCAAGAATGATACTAATGGGATGAGGGCTCTGACATGGTGGAAGGACCGCTGTATTGAATGGTGTTTTAACCGGGCTGAGGATGGGAAATTTGGTGATCAGAAATATCTTGATGATTGGACGACCCGCTTTGAAGGTGTTCATGTTCTGCAGAATCTGGGGGGAGGAGTAGCCCCGTGGAATGTTCAGCAGTATAACATTGAAAGAAAGGGCAAAGGTTATCAGATCACCGACAAAAATGGTGTTACGGATGAACTCGTTTTCTACCATTTTCATTGGGTAAAATTTCTTCATCATTGGAAAGTAGATTTGGGTTGTTATAATCTTGATTTCCCATTGGTGGAGGATATTTACAAGGAATGGCTTGAAGATATTGTGAATGTTGAGAAAGAGCTGGAGAGTAAATTTCAATTCAGGATAATTCCCGCCAAGAATAATTTCATCAGGGAATCCAAAGAGATACTATCAAATATCAAAAGAAGAGTGAAGGGAATGTATTTTATCGTTGATTTAAAAAAATTCGGAATCAGTGGCTAA
- a CDS encoding undecaprenyl-phosphate glucose phosphotransferase, with amino-acid sequence MVKYRFSRYLRFLIFVGDILVLNGLFFALYFTGHFIIETFSFDSHDMSWFYFLLILNVSWLVIIFYTNPYKVSRVFSFVKIAGETIYSVFQHFLVTSTAIYLLDFKLVHKWGPPLVYLGFLFFVLTWRLLFFYFLQIYRSRGYNFRSVIVIGYGAISRQMEDFFRFRPEFGYRFIGFFDDSHSNPKILGKISEIEKFLQTEKIDEIYCCLPYVKYGAIKKIIDLGEERFITVKLIPDYRAFSFNGLELERYDHIPVLNVTSMPLDDRRNQVVKRTFDMIFSVLLFITVFSWLFPLIAIAIKINSKGPVFFRQRRTGQNNKEFWCLKFRTMHINKDADQIQASKDDARITSVGSFLRRTSLDELPQFFNVLSGEMSIVGPRPHMLKHTEEYSKVIGKFMARHFVKPGVTGLAQSKGYRGETRNIIDMKNRVRLDRFYIENWSFLLDIKIIVLTAYELIRGSEKAY; translated from the coding sequence ATGGTGAAATACAGGTTTTCAAGATACCTAAGATTTTTAATTTTTGTAGGCGATATCCTTGTCCTCAACGGGCTATTCTTTGCACTTTATTTTACAGGCCACTTCATTATTGAAACCTTTTCGTTCGATAGCCATGACATGTCCTGGTTTTACTTTTTGCTGATACTCAACGTATCGTGGCTGGTTATTATTTTCTACACCAACCCATACAAGGTCTCGCGGGTTTTCAGCTTTGTCAAAATTGCCGGAGAAACGATCTATTCAGTCTTTCAGCATTTCCTTGTGACAAGCACGGCTATTTATCTTTTGGATTTCAAGCTTGTTCATAAGTGGGGGCCGCCGCTGGTTTATCTCGGCTTTCTTTTTTTTGTATTGACCTGGAGACTTTTGTTTTTCTACTTTCTGCAGATTTACCGGTCTCGCGGTTATAACTTCCGGTCTGTTATTGTTATTGGATACGGCGCGATCTCCAGGCAGATGGAAGATTTTTTTAGATTTCGCCCAGAATTTGGTTATCGTTTCATAGGATTTTTCGATGATTCACATTCAAATCCTAAAATCCTTGGAAAGATAAGTGAGATCGAGAAATTTCTTCAGACTGAGAAAATTGATGAGATATATTGCTGCCTTCCTTATGTTAAGTATGGGGCAATAAAAAAGATCATTGATCTGGGTGAAGAACGATTCATTACCGTCAAACTCATTCCTGATTATCGCGCCTTTTCATTTAATGGCCTTGAACTGGAAAGGTATGATCACATTCCTGTTCTTAATGTTACTTCCATGCCATTGGATGACAGGAGGAATCAGGTTGTGAAGCGGACATTTGATATGATCTTTTCCGTTCTGTTATTTATTACCGTCTTCTCCTGGCTGTTCCCATTGATTGCAATTGCCATCAAGATCAACTCGAAAGGCCCGGTTTTCTTCAGGCAAAGAAGAACCGGACAGAATAACAAAGAGTTCTGGTGCTTGAAATTCAGAACAATGCATATCAACAAGGATGCTGATCAGATTCAGGCATCGAAAGATGATGCACGGATCACATCTGTTGGTTCATTTCTCAGAAGGACAAGCCTAGATGAGCTTCCCCAGTTTTTCAATGTACTAAGTGGTGAGATGTCCATCGTAGGACCACGACCACATATGTTGAAGCACACAGAAGAGTATTCAAAAGTGATTGGAAAATTCATGGCGCGTCATTTTGTGAAACCAGGAGTTACGGGACTTGCACAAAGCAAAGGATATCGTGGTGAAACAAGGAATATCATTGACATGAAGAATCGTGTGAGACTCGATCGTTTTTATATTGAGAACTGGTCGTTTCTATTAGATATAAAGATCATCGTGTTAACGGCCTATGAACTTATTCGCGGAAGCGAGAAGGCTTACTAA
- a CDS encoding FdtA/QdtA family cupin domain-containing protein — protein sequence MAKLIDLKTFTDKRGNLTVIEKVIPFDIRRIFYIYGVDDSVRGGHRHHKTIQAAICLKGHCTISNNDGKNKQEFVLDDPGKCLILEPKDWHQMHNFSSDAILMVLASEFFNQADYIYDPYL from the coding sequence GTGGCTAAACTTATTGACTTAAAAACCTTCACTGATAAACGTGGAAACCTTACCGTTATCGAAAAAGTCATCCCCTTCGATATACGCAGAATCTTTTATATCTATGGAGTAGATGATTCTGTCAGGGGTGGGCACCGTCATCATAAAACAATTCAGGCAGCGATTTGTCTGAAAGGACATTGTACCATTAGCAACAATGATGGGAAAAATAAACAGGAATTTGTGCTGGACGATCCTGGGAAATGTCTGATACTCGAACCAAAAGATTGGCATCAGATGCATAATTTTTCTTCTGACGCGATTTTGATGGTGCTGGCATCGGAATTTTTCAATCAGGCGGATTATATCTATGATCCTTATTTATGA
- a CDS encoding glycosyltransferase family 4 protein has product MKIGIDAKWYFEGPPSGKRVIRALVDHLIEQDRKNEYWIFLNAKHKDQPFPAGQNKNVNLCYVWAGNNMLSNVFILPFYASKFKLDVTLYQNFITLFGHGKKVAYIHDALFLSNPEYYTIYERVYLSPLKFLTRKADAVITVSEIEKHRLLEFKFADNEKMISVAHHGVEKNFRPKEQHSVSDIERIKTQFNLPDRFLLYVGRLNLRKNVDNLLRAIPILRDKSIPLVIVGADNWMKSNHATIIDELGISNRVLFTGAIYKDLDIVYSISTVFCFPSYAESFGLPPLEAMASGVPVVVSNTTSLPEVCGEAGNYVDPAKPEEIAAAIDALLSDSVLYQTKKELGLMQAAKFTWSDAAFKVLQCLENCK; this is encoded by the coding sequence ATGAAGATTGGCATAGATGCAAAATGGTATTTCGAAGGGCCTCCTAGCGGAAAACGTGTTATCAGAGCACTTGTTGATCATTTGATTGAGCAGGATAGAAAGAATGAGTATTGGATCTTTCTCAATGCAAAACATAAAGATCAGCCTTTTCCCGCAGGTCAGAATAAGAATGTCAATCTTTGTTATGTCTGGGCGGGAAATAACATGTTGTCCAATGTGTTTATTCTTCCTTTTTATGCTTCTAAATTCAAGCTGGATGTAACGCTCTATCAGAATTTCATAACACTATTCGGACACGGAAAGAAAGTAGCATATATTCATGATGCACTGTTTCTTTCAAATCCCGAATACTATACAATCTATGAACGGGTTTATCTATCGCCCCTGAAGTTTTTAACTCGAAAAGCCGACGCTGTCATTACTGTTTCTGAAATTGAGAAGCATCGATTGCTTGAGTTCAAATTTGCGGATAATGAAAAAATGATTTCAGTAGCGCATCATGGAGTTGAGAAGAATTTCCGTCCTAAGGAACAGCATAGCGTAAGTGATATTGAAAGAATAAAAACTCAGTTTAATCTTCCTGACAGGTTTCTATTGTATGTTGGTAGATTAAATCTTAGAAAGAACGTAGACAATTTGTTAAGAGCTATCCCAATCCTTCGCGACAAAAGCATTCCACTTGTAATTGTGGGAGCGGATAACTGGATGAAATCTAATCACGCTACTATCATTGATGAGCTTGGGATTTCAAATCGAGTCCTTTTCACTGGTGCTATCTATAAGGATCTGGATATAGTTTACTCCATCTCAACAGTTTTTTGCTTTCCTTCTTATGCGGAAAGCTTTGGATTGCCGCCTCTTGAAGCGATGGCGAGTGGAGTGCCTGTCGTTGTTTCCAACACCACATCTTTGCCGGAAGTGTGTGGTGAAGCAGGTAACTATGTTGACCCTGCAAAGCCAGAGGAAATAGCAGCAGCCATTGACGCGCTATTATCGGATTCCGTTCTCTATCAAACAAAGAAAGAACTAGGCCTGATGCAAGCTGCTAAATTCACATGGAGTGACGCAGCGTTTAAGGTTCTCCAATGCCTGGAGAACTGTAAATGA
- a CDS encoding DegT/DnrJ/EryC1/StrS family aminotransferase gives MIEYENLNAMNKSFLIDYQSKFDSVLKSGWFILGNEVKEFEKEFAQYCGSTYSTGVANGLDALVLALRCFEFRPGSEVIVPSNTYIATILSILNNNLVPVLVEPDINTYNIDPKKIQEAITPKTVAIMVVHLYGKCCAMDPVVELSKKFNLKLIEDCAQSHGAKFKNRKSGSFGEFGAFSFYPTKNLGALGDAGALNTNDENLNRAIRLYRNYGSEKKYYNEKIGVNSRLDELQAAFLRVKLGSLDKINDHKRVLAAIYQRELKGDFIKPVVDKDYYDVFHIYNIRHPERDALKEYLLKNEIKTEIHYPVAPHRQQALKGMFDGKLYPISEEIHDTTLSLPISYMHTENDVHKVIEVMNKF, from the coding sequence ATGATTGAGTACGAGAATCTTAATGCGATGAACAAATCATTTTTGATTGACTATCAATCAAAATTTGACAGTGTTTTGAAGAGTGGCTGGTTCATTCTTGGAAATGAGGTCAAAGAATTTGAAAAGGAGTTTGCGCAATACTGTGGCTCAACTTACTCAACGGGAGTAGCTAATGGGTTGGATGCATTGGTGTTAGCATTGCGATGCTTCGAATTTAGACCAGGTTCAGAAGTGATCGTTCCTTCCAATACATACATTGCAACAATTCTGTCTATTCTAAACAACAATCTTGTTCCGGTATTGGTTGAGCCTGATATCAACACCTATAACATTGATCCAAAAAAAATCCAGGAAGCGATCACACCTAAAACGGTAGCGATCATGGTTGTTCATTTGTACGGTAAGTGCTGTGCAATGGATCCTGTTGTGGAGCTCTCTAAAAAGTTTAATCTCAAGCTCATTGAGGATTGTGCTCAATCTCATGGAGCAAAATTCAAGAACAGGAAATCTGGATCCTTTGGAGAGTTTGGCGCGTTTAGTTTTTATCCGACAAAGAACCTTGGAGCTTTAGGAGATGCTGGGGCTCTGAATACAAATGATGAAAACCTGAATAGGGCCATCAGACTCTATCGCAATTATGGATCTGAAAAGAAGTATTATAATGAGAAGATAGGAGTTAACTCAAGACTGGATGAACTGCAGGCAGCATTCCTTCGGGTTAAACTTGGCTCTTTGGATAAGATCAATGATCATAAAAGGGTTCTGGCTGCGATTTATCAAAGAGAGCTTAAAGGTGATTTCATTAAACCAGTGGTAGATAAAGATTATTATGATGTCTTTCACATTTATAACATACGTCATCCAGAGAGAGATGCTTTAAAAGAGTATTTACTTAAAAATGAGATTAAGACAGAGATACATTATCCTGTAGCGCCTCATCGTCAGCAGGCATTAAAAGGTATGTTCGATGGTAAGTTATATCCTATTTCAGAGGAGATTCATGACACAACCCTAAGTCTTCCGATTTCCTACATGCACACTGAGAATGATGTGCACAAAGTGATTGAGGTAATGAATAAATTTTAA
- a CDS encoding acyltransferase has protein sequence MINFRVVKGSLICNSSILKKTIERIIATLKRDPAYKLDDSYSGRQLFNIVWYRFFQIVRGCFRKLSISTSGIMFCGRRVIIEHGYQVKAGKSLIIEDGVHINALSMNGIRLGDNVTIAKNAVMTCTGVIANKGTGITIGNNSSIGAQSFLGGQGGITIGNDVIMGPQVKIFSENHNFGKGEAIIRKQGESRKGVIIGNNCWIGSGVTILDGVAIGNGCILAAGTIVTRSIPENSIVMGSPGKIVKSRA, from the coding sequence ATGATCAACTTTAGGGTTGTAAAAGGAAGTCTGATCTGCAATTCATCGATTTTGAAAAAAACAATTGAACGAATCATAGCAACGCTTAAACGCGATCCTGCCTATAAGTTGGATGATAGTTATTCCGGAAGACAATTGTTTAACATTGTTTGGTATCGGTTTTTTCAGATTGTGCGTGGTTGCTTTAGAAAATTAAGTATTTCCACATCGGGAATAATGTTTTGTGGACGTCGTGTTATAATCGAACATGGCTATCAGGTTAAGGCTGGTAAAAGCCTGATCATTGAGGATGGAGTGCATATCAATGCATTGTCTATGAATGGCATTCGACTGGGAGATAACGTTACGATTGCAAAGAATGCAGTGATGACCTGTACCGGAGTCATTGCTAATAAAGGAACCGGCATTACGATCGGAAATAATTCTTCAATCGGAGCTCAATCTTTTTTAGGCGGACAGGGTGGAATCACAATAGGCAATGATGTGATCATGGGACCTCAGGTAAAGATATTTTCAGAGAATCATAATTTCGGAAAGGGTGAAGCGATCATTCGTAAACAGGGAGAGTCAAGAAAGGGAGTGATAATCGGAAACAATTGCTGGATTGGATCCGGAGTAACAATTCTTGATGGCGTGGCTATTGGAAATGGATGTATTCTTGCTGCCGGAACTATTGTTACCAGAAGTATTCCTGAAAATTCTATTGTAATGGGCAGCCCTGGAAAAATTGTTAAATCGAGAGCCTGA
- a CDS encoding glycosyltransferase, with protein sequence MLAYLKMCCASVADQNVNHEHVVVDGASRDGTAEWLSTTHGVAWTSEKDSGMYNALNKGILKAKGKIIGHLNADEQYLPGVLEFVVKFFDEHPHVDFIAADFIVIDPNGEFMAYRKSFQPRWPYFFSNYLYTTTATIFYRREIFEKCTFNETYKSIADVIFLYDVLKKNFKGAHVKKYFSVFTYSGDNLSLNPISQIEKERFNKTLPLWFRVFKPFFFLMFFLERVLTGTYSEESTISYSIFTKEDLKKRKKKIKVNPGFRLKFYRTGD encoded by the coding sequence ATGCTTGCATATCTTAAGATGTGCTGCGCATCCGTTGCTGATCAGAATGTAAATCATGAGCATGTTGTGGTCGATGGTGCTTCCAGGGATGGAACAGCTGAGTGGCTTTCCACTACACATGGAGTTGCCTGGACTTCTGAAAAGGATAGTGGCATGTACAATGCCCTCAACAAGGGTATTTTAAAAGCAAAAGGAAAAATTATAGGTCATCTCAATGCAGACGAGCAATACCTTCCGGGTGTGTTGGAATTTGTGGTAAAGTTTTTTGACGAGCATCCTCACGTTGATTTTATCGCTGCCGACTTCATTGTAATTGACCCGAATGGAGAATTCATGGCTTATCGTAAATCATTCCAACCGCGGTGGCCTTATTTTTTCAGCAATTATCTCTACACCACCACAGCTACTATCTTTTACAGAAGGGAAATTTTTGAGAAGTGCACTTTCAATGAAACCTACAAATCGATAGCAGATGTTATCTTTCTGTATGATGTTTTAAAAAAGAATTTTAAGGGAGCTCACGTTAAAAAGTACTTTTCCGTGTTTACGTATTCCGGTGATAATCTTAGCTTAAATCCGATTTCTCAAATTGAAAAAGAGAGATTTAATAAGACCTTACCGCTTTGGTTCAGAGTATTTAAGCCGTTCTTTTTTCTCATGTTTTTTTTGGAAAGAGTTCTGACTGGCACATACTCAGAGGAATCCACCATATCTTATTCTATCTTTACAAAGGAAGATCTTAAAAAAAGAAAGAAGAAAATTAAGGTGAACCCTGGTTTTCGCCTGAAGTTTTACCGTACAGGGGATTAA
- a CDS encoding class I SAM-dependent methyltransferase: MRISRAIFYKVGMYPIIDHYYEPLSNPRHLSRPLSDDRNLPAVDFNLEGQLELLKKFNFNAELSAIPFDQKAPLTFYYHNGSYESGDAEFLYNMVRHHKPKRIIEIGCGLSTLMIQQAAIKNKEENESNAIDHICVEPYEMAWLEQLPVNVKRSKVEDLPLDFFKSLNKGDILFIDSSHVVRPQGDVLFEFLEILPTLNAGVVVHVHDIFTPKDYPREWVVDEGKIWTEQYLLEAFLSYNSNFKIVGALNYLHHQHREALAAKCPILANEQDREPGAFWIEKIK, from the coding sequence ATGCGAATCAGCCGGGCTATTTTTTACAAAGTGGGGATGTATCCTATCATTGACCATTACTACGAGCCACTATCTAATCCACGACACCTGTCAAGACCGCTGTCAGATGATCGGAACTTACCTGCCGTTGATTTCAATCTAGAAGGTCAGCTTGAGCTCCTTAAAAAATTCAATTTCAATGCGGAATTGAGTGCCATTCCTTTCGATCAAAAAGCACCCCTTACATTTTATTATCATAACGGAAGCTATGAATCAGGGGATGCAGAGTTTTTATACAATATGGTGCGTCATCATAAACCAAAGCGAATCATTGAAATTGGCTGTGGGCTTTCTACATTGATGATTCAGCAAGCTGCCATTAAGAACAAGGAGGAAAATGAATCAAATGCTATTGATCATATCTGTGTAGAGCCTTATGAAATGGCGTGGCTGGAACAACTTCCTGTAAATGTCAAAAGATCTAAAGTCGAAGATCTTCCACTTGATTTCTTCAAATCTCTAAACAAGGGTGATATTCTATTCATTGACTCCTCTCACGTTGTTAGACCTCAGGGTGATGTGCTGTTTGAGTTTCTTGAAATACTTCCAACACTAAATGCAGGTGTGGTTGTTCATGTACATGATATCTTCACTCCGAAGGATTATCCACGGGAATGGGTAGTTGATGAAGGCAAGATCTGGACAGAACAATACTTACTGGAAGCATTCCTTAGCTACAATAGCAATTTCAAAATTGTAGGAGCGCTTAACTATCTTCACCATCAACATCGCGAAGCACTGGCTGCAAAGTGTCCTATCCTGGCAAATGAACAGGATCGTGAACCCGGTGCTTTCTGGATTGAGAAAATAAAGTAA
- a CDS encoding DUF1972 domain-containing protein — protein MKIAFLGTKGIPNNYGGFEQFAEYISVLLAAKGHEVTVYNPSFHPWSQQKYRGVSIVRISSPENIIGSAANFIYDHLCLKHALQQDYDIIYEAGYHSVAMSYKLLKIKKYQKPIIITNMDGIEWKRSKWNFLVRKLIKSLEKIAVKESPYLISDNPGIRQYYLDEFNRESYFLPYGADPVNEFDEGHLSKHNVNKNNFFLLIARMEPENNIELILESYKKSGHSFPFLVVGNYTNAFGRQMASKYKSGVHFTGGIYNKKELDSLRYFSSAYFHGHSVGGTNPSLLEAMACRSMIVAHDNAFNRGVLGEEAVYFNDERELINHFKSMDQIMFNNAPSFKEKNFQKIIHQYNWELIADQHEELFSSLIKKNL, from the coding sequence ATGAAGATCGCATTTCTGGGAACAAAGGGAATACCGAATAATTATGGTGGATTTGAGCAGTTCGCGGAGTACATATCTGTTTTGCTTGCAGCAAAAGGTCATGAGGTCACTGTCTACAATCCGTCATTCCACCCCTGGTCACAGCAGAAATATAGAGGTGTCAGCATTGTTAGAATAAGCAGTCCTGAGAATATCATAGGGAGTGCTGCCAATTTTATTTATGATCATCTCTGCCTGAAGCATGCTCTTCAGCAGGATTATGATATCATCTATGAGGCGGGTTATCATAGCGTAGCGATGTCATATAAGTTACTGAAAATAAAAAAGTATCAGAAGCCTATTATTATCACCAATATGGATGGTATTGAGTGGAAGCGATCCAAATGGAATTTTCTTGTCAGGAAGCTTATAAAATCTTTAGAAAAAATCGCTGTAAAAGAATCCCCATACCTTATTTCAGATAATCCGGGGATACGCCAGTACTACCTGGATGAATTTAATCGTGAGTCCTACTTTCTTCCGTATGGCGCTGACCCTGTCAATGAGTTTGATGAAGGGCATCTTTCAAAACACAATGTTAACAAGAATAATTTTTTTCTTTTGATTGCCAGAATGGAACCGGAGAATAATATTGAATTGATATTGGAGAGTTATAAAAAATCCGGACACAGTTTTCCTTTTCTTGTGGTTGGTAATTACACCAACGCTTTTGGTCGACAGATGGCAAGTAAGTACAAATCAGGAGTTCATTTCACAGGTGGTATTTACAATAAGAAAGAACTTGATTCACTGAGATATTTCTCCTCAGCCTATTTTCATGGTCATTCTGTAGGAGGAACAAATCCCTCTTTGCTGGAAGCGATGGCTTGCAGAAGTATGATTGTTGCTCATGATAATGCTTTCAATCGTGGTGTGCTTGGAGAAGAGGCGGTTTACTTTAATGATGAAAGAGAACTGATCAATCATTTCAAGTCGATGGATCAAATCATGTTTAATAACGCTCCTTCTTTTAAGGAGAAGAATTTTCAAAAGATCATTCATCAATATAATTGGGAATTGATAGCGGATCAGCATGAGGAACTATTTTCTTCTCTGATAAAGAAAAATCTCTAA